The Xyrauchen texanus isolate HMW12.3.18 chromosome 25, RBS_HiC_50CHRs, whole genome shotgun sequence genome includes the window ATTATCATCAGCCTGCCCAAAGATTTCCGCCCAGTTTCCTCCATCATTGACGTGGACATTCTCCCAGAAACGCACCGCCGTGTCCATCTCTACAAACACGGTCAGGAGAAACCTCTGGGCTTCTACATTCGCGACGGCTCCAGCGTGCGTGTTACACCCCAGGGCCTGCAGAAGTTTCCGGGTATCTTCATCTCCCGCATGGTCCCTGGAGGCCTGGCAGAGAGCACAGGCCTGCTGGCCGTCAATGATGAGGTTTTGGAAGTCAACGGAATTGAGGTGACCGGAAAGTTCCTGGACCAAGTAACCGACATGATGATCGCAAACAGCCACAACCTCATTATAACtgtcaaaccagccaatcagcgCAATAATGTGGTACGCAACGGCAATAGTGGAGACGGGGCCACATCTGGCAGCTCAGGACGATCCTCTGACAGCAGTACCAGTTTCTATGGATACTCTGCTCCGGGCTCCATGGCAATGACTCCATCCCATATTATTCAGAACTATGAGCAAGATGATGAAATTGAGGATGAGGAGGATCTGGTGATCGAGGGCAATGGAGAGACTAAACTCATTCCACAGGCACCAGCTCGGGCGGCAGCCAGCTCCAGCATGCCCACTCTCCCCAGATATGAGCCCCACCTCAACCTGCAGCCCTCCAATGGTGCCATGGCAACAAGTGCAAGTGTGGGGTCTTTGAATGCCCATGACGGAGGTTTTGAGGGGCGAAATCTAGAGGAGGACGGAACAGTCATTACTCTGTAGTAACATGAGAAACACACTTAGACACAAAAACAATGACTGAAGCAacatacactatatggccaaaagtatgtgtgGATACCTCCCTCTTTTTTTTATCTGGTTTGGTTATTCCATTGACAGCAAATCTTAATGTGTCCTCACAGAAATTACTGGAATAGCAAACCCTGTTATTTAGATGGGGGTATCCAGAGGGCGTATTTTGGgtcatattactgtataatcatcCACAAACAGAATCACATGCCAATACACACTCTTGTGTGCCACAGAACTgacaatgtatgtattttatttgggTGAACAGTGAATATAGGACCAAGAGGGGTGGCCAGTCACTACAGCACCTTACAGCACTTATCTATAATCATAGGACCAGGTCGTCCCCATAATCAATGGAGAGCAGCACAGAACTAAAAAAAGCTGCTTTATGAGTAATAATGAACTTCCTGAGTCAGTGTGAATGAATGCAGATGCAAGGTATTAATGTCTGTCACATGACTAAGAACGGGTCTACTTGGGCCCCATATGAGTCACGACAATCTTTGTCTTTGACAACCACTCCATTCAAAGCCACATGGCCTTAGCATTATCAAAGAGAACAAAGTGTAATGGTATACCCATCCTTTGTGCTACCATAGTAACTGACTCAGAGCTGTGTTCTGTGATGGTACTTTTCAATTTTAGGAGGAATGCTGAAATATGTGCCGTATAATTTCCTGTCTACAATACTAACATGCCTCTCGTGATGTCAGCTTACTAGTTCTTAATGGTTTTCAAGGGAATCATGAACATTTGTGGAGGCTAGACTGAATGTTTAGGAcacttttagaatttttttagatATCAGATATTTCAGTAAGGTTTAGGGTGCTGCCTCATTTTAGATACATACATATTCTATGTACAGTCTCTCTCAAAAGTTTTTAATCATAGCCAAAAATACAGATTACTTTAATATTTTTCAtactgatatttttttatttgtaccaCTTTTAATTCTTTATGACAACGGCTATCTACCTGCAGGTTATTTTTCCCATCGACCTTTATGGCACATGTGATAAGGCTTGAGATCCCTGTCTGTGGTTATCATGTTTCCATTGAGTACTCTGAAGTCAACAGTGGACTGCTTCATGTATGAAGAGTGTCTCTAACCTTCTGAATAATAAGCATTTTGAGTGATTCATAGAGAAACAAAGTGTGATTTGCAGTGATTTTTAAATTACAATGGTAGACCATTACCAAAATATTCTCCCTTATCAATATTTTAGAGGTGAGAACTTGCTTGGAGATCAGCAAAGGCTAAAACCATCAATATGAGCTTTTGAGATCTCAGAGTTTGTGTGAACAAATGCACTGAAAGAGACTGACATGATTCGATAGTGCCTCACTCTAACCTAGGACCTGCTGTCAGAGATTCAGCCAAAGTAGCCTTTCATTggcttcttctttttattttctgtttttttaatctcactgctgtCTCACTTTCAGATTAACTAATGAGAATCCTAAACACCGGAGATTTATAAATAACCAGACTAGATCTGCTGTCTCCCCCAAAGCATTGAGTAGCACACGCACTGTAGCTATTATCCTATATGCTTTATTCAGATCATCCTAAATGTTTAAACGACATGTTGAATGGAGTCTTTAGCggtgttaaaaaataaatttgtataaCCACTACACATGATTTGGGATTGTAACCACAgacattgtatttattttcaatatgTATTTTTACTTGATTTGTTTTAGCTGACATACAAACCTCATGatttagaaattattattattatttattttggatcttctctataaaattatgttttaatgggTTTTCTTTACCCATCGTCTTCTTTTTTGCTCCTACTTTTTTAGGGGACAGAAATATTAAGAAAATAACTTGCTTTTTTCCAAACTGTGAATATCTTTGCATTTCTAAAGAAGACCATATATCTATGACCACATGCTACAGGAGACCTAGAAATTAGCTTTTAAGCATTATCGTTCCTGTGTCAATTCCTCTTTTTGATAATGAGCTAGCCAGATAGATCTTAAGGTATAGATTTGTACTGaaattttctgtattttcttatTAGTGCTACATTATGTAATTTTGTTTCACATAATGAAATTTTAAAAGGATAAATACTATTTTAAGACAGCTGCACATGTAGTAAAATGTTGGATGAAATA containing:
- the pard6b gene encoding partitioning defective 6 homolog beta; translation: MNKNFRVPSNRTLNAVEVKSKFGAEFRRFSLDRSKLGRFDEFYGLLQHVHRIPNVDLLVGYADVHGDLLPINNDDNYHKSISMAAPLLRLFLQRKEEADYSAFGTDTVTRKRTPVALAAVLLRPDANKKPPIIISLPKDFRPVSSIIDVDILPETHRRVHLYKHGQEKPLGFYIRDGSSVRVTPQGLQKFPGIFISRMVPGGLAESTGLLAVNDEVLEVNGIEVTGKFLDQVTDMMIANSHNLIITVKPANQRNNVVRNGNSGDGATSGSSGRSSDSSTSFYGYSAPGSMAMTPSHIIQNYEQDDEIEDEEDLVIEGNGETKLIPQAPARAAASSSMPTLPRYEPHLNLQPSNGAMATSASVGSLNAHDGGFEGRNLEEDGTVITL